GCTTGTCTATAAGCGTAAAAAGAAGTCGTGATTTTATCTAGTTTTGGCCAGTAGCATTGTCTAAGACTACACGGGGTGGCTATCAAGTAAGAAAACCGCTTAAAAATATAGATGATCGCTCATAAACGACGCATCCTCTATTTATGTTAATTCATAAACTGCCTCTCCATTTTGTTACATTTTGTTGGTTTAGCCTCTTAAAATTTAAGCAATATCATATGAACTAGTTATTTCTTTCTCAATAATATAACGTAAGTTCTTCTTTACACACACCGTAACTACGGAAGATTCAATTGGCGCGGCTCGGACAGAAAAGTACGTACTAAAATGCGAGGCGTTGATGTTTCATTTGGTGGACAAACCTCAGAATGAAACTTTGTGCAGTTTCTTCTCCATCAAAAGGGGACCATTTCAGAGGAATGGGGGTCagaatcacataaaaattgctgcAGAACAATGAAATCAACACTTTCACACTCAGCATTGCATTGCACTAGCATTTTAATCAACACTTTCACGCTTAGCACACTGATTCACGCACTTATGTAACCCGCATGTATTTAAATTGTAACAAGtgcattaaaattcagtttttttgaCCGCTCGTAACAGAGTTGTCAACATAATAGCAGAGAACTTCTTTCTTTAAGCGAGGACGGAAGTTCTTAATCCCTATTTTCTTATTTGGTTACAGATCATAACCCTCGGGGATTGGCAATTTTGGAGTTAAGCACGCCGATGATCCGTCTCTCGGATGACAGAAACAGTGAATGGTACAATTAAACTGGATTTGCGCGTCGAGAGAAAACACATCCAAGATTCTTGCTAACCAAAATAAGCATGGCATGTGCTAAAATTTGGTTCGATAAAATTGTTCACACTGCAGAATTTATGCGAGGCTAATTACCTATATCAGCTAGCTTTTTGTCACAAGTGTTAACAAATTTCTGTGGTATTCATCCAAGGCATTAATTAtgattaaattaattaatgaggTCTTGCATAATAGAAAGCGGAATGTAATTGTCCTCCGGCGGAAGGGATCATGTTGTAACAAAGAATAGGAAATCCTATAGACACGTATCTCCACAGCATCTAATAAAAAGCATCTTTTTCTCATTCCTGGAAGATCCAATCTTACACCGTTATACAGATAGAGTTTTGGCGAGGGGATTGAGAATTGCTTGCCGCAAGGCTACATCCGCCAGGTTATTCTAAATCTAGGAAGTGTATCCATCCCTGTTTTGCCACCTGGGGGCTGTTACATTTTTGATATTTCTGACTGTTTACTGATTGACAAACGGTGATCACTAAACTCCCCTTAAAACTCCCTTATCAATCACCAGTGATTtgtcggcaggtacaaaacacaggctacaggtcattgttttaaaacaaacattcataaaagctaaccttaggcctaaaaacttttgtttaggcctaattaggcctaaggttagctttaactttaggatactttctgtattgggaaaacaatgacctgtgacctgtgttttgtacctgccgttgATTCGTGATATTGTGCGGTGTTAGCATCATAAATAGATCTGGGAGTGACCGAGATAAGACGGCTTTCAATCCTTTCAGATTTCGTCGTCACCCCCCCTTCATTAAATCATCCGAAGGGGGCTAATTGTCTCGCATAACTATTGGACACTGAAATCTTCCTTCGACCAAAAGTCCCGACTGTTAGTTGGTACCAATTATGGCTCTTGTTGGTACTATGCATACAGAAGCATCTTTGTCAATATTCAAATGGTGTATCAGGTTCGTTGATCAACCTTTTCCAGAACATAAGAGCAGCCAATCGCCCACTCTGTGGAATGCATGTCGGAAAAACTGTTAGCATGGTGCCGAGGTAATTGTACCCAGGCCCTATCTGATGGTACTCGTTCAAATATCCACAAGCATCGTGGGTGGCAGTGTGGAACAACATGGCATctatttcttccttttctttggcTGTGATTCTGAACTGTTTCTTGTTTGGGTTTGCTAAATCTGTTCTTCCTCCTAGtgagaggaaagaaaaagattGTTAATCCTACTGTTTGGTGTTGCACTTCTTCATGATTCAATGCCACAACGCGAATGAAGCCAACAGCTTCAAGGATAGAAAAACTATAATTATAATATCTAATTAATATTTCTACGTGCACGTTTAAAAATATCAATGAGCTCACATGTATTAACTGAAAACAGAGGTATTCGACTAAGATCATGATAACCACAAGTTCTAGTATAGCTTGGCAAAACctaaatgaaattaaattacaaaacaaacttGAATTCAACTATGGCAGCTCATAGAGCCTCCGAAATTCGaatagcgaccttcagattgaagtacgagaacgactacaagTACGAGTTTTCTGTATTGGACACGTGCACTACGTTTAAAGAACGAAGTTTTTCGAAATGCGCGTGCGTTGTCCttgtactccaatctgaaggtcgctcATGTTTTAGGGCGGAACATGCATGTCATCACAACATTTTTAGAGAATTGAGACAGGAATGCATAGCGTGGTTGCGTGAAAGGACAACACACCATCAGCATTCAGTGCGATGTTTAGAGCAGTTATCTAGGTAGTATAGTGGTTATGTCCTTTTTTGGCTTCATTCATTGAACTGAGTTCGATATCGTTCAAccgactttttcaaatttttttctatttttttccctcaggtttttttctaatttgACATACGCagctaatctagtcctagattaagtaatttttcttcatttgcaaacgacaaacttaaaAGTGAAAGTTGTTCTAAGTGTCGTCCAAATGGCAACGACTGTTCACGAAACGGAAATTTGCTTGACGAAAGGAGAACGCAGTTCATAGTCCCGGGTTCCCTGTAGTTCAAGAGTGACCTTGAGATTTTTGCGTCGACCGTCTACAATttctgcgccattttgaatgacgtCATACATCAGATGCGCAAAGACTATCGCGCAATTGCAACCCGTGGCAATCTGAGCATTGTAAGGCGGGTATCTAAAGGCTACCTTAGTGTTGTAATAATAAAGTTAAGGAAAGCGTGACACTTATAGGATTTTATGCCGGGATTCTAAACGCCTAGTTCCTCAGAATTTACGAATGTATAGCTAAAGCTAATGTATCGATGTGTAAGTAAGGCATTATGCTCAGGTTCGAATTAGGATGTTTACTGGGACGGAAACTTATACAATCTCACGTATTCCAAAACCCAAACTTCGTCTCCGTGAACCCGCTTCAAAAACCTCAAGTTCATAATTAATGATTACTCCTAGTTGTTAATGACCTAACGCTGGAATGGTAATAACAATTGTAATTGTAATAACAAGTGTTTTGTAACACGTTAAACGATTAGTCAGCGTCAATGAAGGTTAAGGTTTTCATTTTCGAGTTAGAAGTACTTCACGAAATAAACTAATGTATTGCAAAAATAGCGCGAAAGTAGTCAAAAGAAAAAAGGTACTAAATTGTTACTTGTAAACTTTGTCATGAACGGAATCTGGCTGCAAAGATTCGGCTTCACATTTGATCACGGTCTCTAGTATCAATCAGGGTctgttaaaattaatttaatagcTCTTCAGTTGCGTTTTGAAATTGCTCATTTATTCAGTTTTCCCTTTTCAGGAAAGGCTGCAATCTTTGGAAAATCTGTCAGTATTatcttttttcagtttaaactcGGTTCCTCTAAACTGAGATGGCTCCTGGACTCTTGTAAGTTCATTTAGTTCATTGGAACCTCCGTCGTAGGTCTTACTTAGATAAGATCTCTCTGCGACAGCAAAGTCACTGCAAAGGGCTCCAGTCCGCTTACGGCTGACTTTTAAACAATCGTTCAGTAAAAAAATTTTTGTGATAATCGGAATAATCAATGCCAAATGAAATTGATGCCCGAGGCTAATTTCAAGCGACATAGTGTCACACGGAACCTTATTTACTATTCTTCCAAGAACCGAGAGATTCTTGAAGAATCTTCTTGAAgaatattttcattttggatagtGATACAAAAATCTTGTGTGAACGTTTGACCTTTTTAGTGACCGACTTGTTCAGTACTGAAACGTTTCTTGAAAGTGGGCGGATGATGACGGCGAGAGAAATGGGCTTTATACAATGTATTTACCTGCAGGATAAAGAAGCACACCAAATGCAGGATCAAGTCCTCCGAGTGTATCGGCAATTATTTCCCCACATCTAAGTTGTTGTTTGGTTCCCCAATACCAATCGTCTTCTCTCAAAACTGCTCTAGGTCTTTTTCTGTTGTGAATACATTGGAAACACTGCTGTTCGAGCAAATTTCTTTCCATATCTTCTCTTTGTCCGCGTAAGAGCAGAACCTTCTTATAGTCTGCCACCATCTTAGTCTCGTAGAACCCTGGCCTTCCTTTCGTACGGATCTTAATTATTTCCTTTAGGTAAGTTTCTGCATCGGTAGAAAGTCCTTTCCCAATTTCTATCAAGTCGTAAAGCTCCTTTAAATGCTTACCAAGACTTTTCACTTCTTCATTTCTCGTAGCCACACTTGCTCTTCGGTCGCTGAACGAAGAGTAGAACAGTTCTCTTAGATAGCTTTCACGTTGTTCTTTCGAAAGATAAGAATGCAttgaaagaagagaaaattctGAGTGCAGTGAAATATCCGATCTCACAATTAATGCTTACATGTCTCTATGGCTATAAGGAATCTATTTAATGAATTTCAAGTGtctttttggcattttttatcGAGTAAGGCAGCCAATATTATGGCACTTGTATACTATCATCAGAGACTGAGAAGATCTGCATCTCCATTTGCTTGTTTTGCGGGTGGCCTAATAGGCTGCGGTTTTTGACTGGCTTGTTTTGACAGTTTGCCAATGTTACCCTGTTAAATATAATTAAATAACCAATGTGATGAGGTCTATATAAAAACAAATTCTAAATAATGCATAAGTACGTTACAGGATGTTTCGAGAAAAAAGGTATGAAATAAATACGTGGTCGATCATGGTCTGAAACCGGACAGCATAACTTTCCAAAATTAAACACCATTAGAAAATATGTATAAAGCAATACTAGGTGGCTTTGAAATTAATGGCTCCACTTTTCTAGTGCTATGTATTATCTTTACTTAATTTCCTCAAATGTTCTTGTCGTGGCCCCGTCAATATCTTTATCTTAATCCAAAGATCATGcaagagaaaacaaactttgtttggaaacaaattttatgatttaatttagctcttattaaccgagcaggaggtctgtatgggagaatcttgaccgaggtcgtgagtacagaccgaacgcagtgaggtctgtacacacgaccgaggtcaagattctcccatacagactgactaagctcggttaataagatgtttattatatggcaaacaagaacaatttaattcgtttaatgtaactgacattttgcttgcgaagggcgatgagtggcgatgagctgaacttaattatgtcaaagtttgctcgtcatcctctcttttgtcatcatgctgtttgacacttccataaataaatattggtagaagaaaatactcgatatttttgcattttagtttgcatcttttcaccgcaaaacattaccggtctagatgccggtctagatgggaaaatctagaccgcggtcaatgtcgatttcagccaatcaaattcgtgaacttggtagttcccagtccttgtgagacagaaccATATAATAAGTAAACTTATTGACTGTAGCCAATCccaaatttgtttcaaaactgAGAAGCCGATCGAgagtaaagcattgcactgttTGTATTATTccttgtttcttttatttgctGACTGAAACGATGATGTTTCAAGGGTTTAGTTCTATTAAATTAGGTCAGTTTTTTTATCAGGTAACATTTGCTCTGTGGAATGATATATTCACCGATTCAGTGAAAGGAATAAATGATGGACCATGTGAAGAATAATCAAGaccttttaactttttttagcATTTGTTATTGCAAGAATTTTATGTTTTCCTGTAGTGTTTGTTTTGCATTAAAATTGCCCTCTCCACCTCTCCCTCAACATGTAAATTGTCCGTCTTCGTAACACCCCTTAAGGCTCGTCTCCAGggcccagattaaaaattatcaaaggagtttatttctcaaatgctgttcaacgctaatgatctacttttgccgaaaaggcaaaaaaaatgggggtcaccgtgcttgttttcgagaTTATGAGttgcacttttagaagattgcgttactttaagactatcttagcttacaactgtcagcaataaaaaagccacGTTAGGGAAATAGACcatgaaaaacgatacatattagtctaagaatgAAATCTTCAGTCgtacgagagcataaaaggcgaaatatttgtaacttctcacgtacagatttttttttttgttaaaatggacaaaatcagaaaaggaagtgatctacggaaagaaaaataggggtcactgagcattcaagagagtaaaatcgctgcgaagttctcaaagcgatggtatattcgtactgtcacgtcattgcgtgacatttccgagaagagctgggtccacagctatcccatgatgccacacgctttcacgttccattcttgaggaaaatgtttgcgcctttagcatcgtgttaaccttcgtggtctgcgatgcatgacgtgtgcgtgacatgcgcgaaaaaatgcgcagtaggaCGTTCGCGCttattgctactgcgcatccttacagtgcacgcaaattcacatgccacgtcatgcatcgagcgcgcgcgctaagtactgaaatgaacaatgatagggcagatggccatttctatagctttgcttggatttagcgatcttggatgttcggtgacccctacttttcttttcagaaacagattttaattCCAATtttctccacattgtccaaaaatgaacaaaaaatcaatgtgggaagttaacaaaatttcaagatttctgttcttgggacatggaatcctgccatcttgcggctgcaaggcgcatgaaactatggtcgctaaatgcgaacttgttcttcaaggaacctcaacagttaactaaattcacttgatgggtccacttaaacaaagtttggtagagaacatttcacttcaaagatgtaattgcaatatttttgggcttacagacactgtggccttattcgctgaAGAACCCacatttagggtgttcttccgggcaagttctctccaaagcGAAGTCGGTAACCCCCCGTCCTTCACGAAAGCATTGGCAGTGAGAAACCCTGCCTTTATtacagttatatatatatatatatatatatatatatgatccaggtgatgtgatcaacaaaagggatgacttggcattttattactaactagtttcgtaccgcacaacaagtgcggcactcctcagataaaatatgttaaaatttgttcacttggcgtcatcaaattctaaagaGGGTCatgggagaggggggggggggggaaggggggggggagaaATTGGAATTTCCCAGTTTCTTAGAAATTGCAGCCCTGCTGCTAATAGCCCAACCGGAGTTGAATTATAATGGGGAGAACATAATTTCAGACCATCGATATGTTTTCTGAAACATGCAGTTAATGATAAGTCTCAAAACGAAACATGAGACAGACAGACAGTGCGAGGTAGAATTTGTACCTGCATGGCGTTGCTTACGCAAATGTTCGCACTAAAAAGCCTGCTATATATCACCCGGCACGTTTCTGTACGTCACTTTCAGAGTCATGCGCTGTCATCGTCACCATCAACATGAGTATCCTCACCAGTATCCTCATCGGAGTCTTCGCCTTCTTCTTCAGTTGACCCACAACAATCGCAAGGCCGAAGGTCTTGCAAATCGGTAGGATACGAGTTCCTGTGCCTGACACATGTACCATGGCGCCTTGCCCAATACCTCATCTCAGCTTCTTCTTTTCGAGTGATTGTATTGGTTGCAGGGGGTTTAGCAAAGTGAGGTCGTGCTAGTGGCGCTGATTTAAAGTAGGGATCTTTAAGGTTCAAAAACAAGTCTTTTATCATCGAGAAGGTTCTCACTGTCACATGGCAGTGGCCAGGAATGCAAGAAGACATCATGAAATACTTGATATCAGGAATTTTGAGCAGAACTAAGACCTGATAACCACAGATAATGCAAATCCCATTCGCACCAAGGACTCTTTATCTCCCATTCCCAGTGACAAAATCCCAGTTCCCAGGATCAAATCGCATTTTCCCACCGAAAAATCAGGTCAATCCCAGATTCCATTTTACCCCTTCACGACCCTCTCTAAAATCAAAGCTGCCAGGTGTTCTGAAATTTTTATCGATACCAGGTAAAAAAACTGCTTAGAAGTAAATATTTTACCAGTTTTAGGCCCCGTAGCGTTTTTCGTTTTGctaatacagcattttgaattaattttcGAATTTTCACCTTTTTTAGTTGCGTGACACCAAGACAGCAGCTGAAGTAAAGATAGTTGTCTGGTTGTGGTTTTTGGCCAATTTAGCATTGCAATCTGTAGAAGACATGTTTATGCTCATTTATTTCATgctaaaaaagttaaaagttgcCGAAAAACGCAAAAGTTGCCGAGCAACCTGTGGCTAAGCCAACtcctaggccaagtatgggagatagagagtgcttaccatttagccaaaaagtccggaaattttggtttgaagtcaaatggaaagcaatTTTCCGGAACATCTTTTCCGAatttgtggacaacctccagaggtcaTCCACTTCttccgttcggaacggaattcggGAAATACGAGaatcgttccgtttccaggccctttctcgtGAATTTCGCGGCAGATCGAGTAAATACGCGGGATTACGCGGGATAGAATTTTGGTTGGTAAtggcttacctttatgcaacgatcatttccattcggattttttggctaaacgGCTCCCTTtcgtctcatgtaaatacccacTTACTACTTGCTAATTATTGGGTTGCCaatatggcaatcccagtcgggaaatgtcaggagcccatctggagcgtgcaacttccatacagcgtctgtgaaacggcgttttcacaagtagatttatttttagactagcccttcccgcgaattaggtaaGAAAACAAAGGTAGTTCCGGTTCGGTggccctatgacgtcagctcaatttcttgtaattggtcatcgggctcctgtaggagtctcattcgcgggaaattcaatctaaaaataaatcggtctgtgaaaacgccgttacacgaacacagtagagttgtaggctccgggtcatgggttcctggaaATGTGTAATATTTCTCAGtctctttattttatttattactttttttccgtgtcggtaaaagtctagcctgtcactcccctgctaagtggtgtctttgtgcatggaGTCTTctctgcgtattttgttaggctggggtaatgcgtagatttctctggtgcaaaCAGGAAAACATCTAactaacctgcaatggcgtcgaaagtccttgtaacgcgaatggcgttttagtggatctttaaacaaaatataccgttatggagctcaagaatggaacgtcgattggataaacaagacaggcggtgaaaaataaatatctggaaagTTAAAcgcgacgaataatggacttcgacaacaatctttcgctcgtcgagccgaaatcaaagtgagctgtatttttaatattttgcgAAGTGTGCTTTTATGTACAACAccgaaaccaaatgaaaaattctctggtaactcagtatggatGGGTcagttcaacaaagacagagaagggaTCCATaaagtggatctttaaacaaaatatatggagctcaagaatggaacgtcaattggatgaacaagacaggcggtaaAAAATAactatctggaatctttaaagcgtccagtaatggtcttcgacaacaatttcatttttcgccgttggatatcaagtgagctttgtttctaatattttactaacttggtattatataaaacactgaaatcaaatggcgaattttttatggatttaacaaacattgaaggaatcgaacgccttgaatgcatcacagtgtttactgaagtcgcatcttagttttCCGGCAAtttatcaagtgagctttgtttctaatattttactaacttggtattatataaaacactgaaatcaaatggcgaattttttatggatttaacaaacattgaaggaatcgaacgccttgaatgcatcacagtgtttaccgaaGTCTCATCTTAGTTTTccggcaatttacatttattttgtactcaactccgtaaaggtaaaaaaattggaaatgtaacagtgaagaattatttgaatgaaagcttgttgtctcttttgtgcttcattatttacggtcaaggttctttggaaatttatttaattgcatatgcttcgtaacacggattgtgtgtctcgtttgcacgcacgcaattgaaataggaaggggttttttgcctctaatagccaatatgttgtttgtttcaataaatttttcgctggaaaggtttttgtgatatttccagcctttgtgaattttaatatcatgttgtgtaattttcaagcttaacaaatttgcatacctggATTGAAATaggatacgggaggatttttgtggtggTACTCGGTAaacaggaagggttcacgaaaataaacaggtctgttggaagcttgcttgagtttcaacaaaatgagccccaaaatcagcaaaaacttgtgacgctgatgaataataaagtagctgctatttccaaaacgatggaatacCTGGtaataaataacctcgtcttggagagtaaatttttgactttgcagaaacaatggtcaacctcaagaggtGGGCGATTgtaatctttgtgttgaatccgcacatttcttgtcaagctttataacacttgaaagaaaaagaaaactaacaaaaacaaaaacacggtatcttgccatcatttgactcAGATGCTTCaatgtttcgcgagtaaacacgccgcggtaacttgatcacggcgcccgctgaattcgatgtcactttcgattttgcgatttacttgtgcagccaaaagtacaataacaaaattgaacgtagcaaaaatctcccaaaatgtttgtcgctgatcgtcaCTTTTCAAAATTaacgttgttttcatgtcgtaaattttgttgctgatggcaaaatattttcttctcgatcgaccgtcctgaaaactcccttctgctcttcctgtgtatcaatatttatttacttttgcatcaatgtttgttttgcataaaacaagctaacaaaatctgtaccttgcttagttcgcattttgaGCGTCGCAATATAATTTTTGGTCCTATGCTactgttacaaagtggtatattttttggGTCACCCATCCTGATACTAACCTCGCCGGACAGTCTTCTCGgagggctatttatctaagacttctaccatggcactacaatgttGTGTACttttagagctacatattacgcaaagacaacttgaatctcctggaaaacaaaacgcagctcagttgacaatatggaataaagcgctgtgttactgcactaccacatttaagcaatgcgtgtctattttttctaaagatgacaagaatttcttctttctgacaaatggttAATAGGCCTGTAGCCAGGTTTTtgacctcagaaaaagatctgtttcgtcgtatgaacgtgtaagccaaagggcctcggctggtacgacttctgggtgacccctttaATGGTcctaatgacccccgacttgaaaaaatttcctggaacgctgcagtttaaggacggtggctactattgttattgcgcatacgttctgcgcatctccagatactcggatttcctatcgccgatgcttactaatacagggatatttttgcgcggtttaaaactatccggagaaagtagatcttagtaagtactcttggtatccaaaaagaaaattaggggtaaccatgcatttttgagagattcttaagcttcaatttgagaaagaacgccatacattgctttgtattttaaagctttttacaaatattattcatgaattatctttgaaaaatgcgtggttacccccaatttttttttggatttcaataacacttgttaagatctacatttcctgcataatcacacgccggggcaaaaatatctttaattatagttcaccactaaattttctccgattcttattggtttaaattgatcacgtgacgcgatagtgttcgtccgcggagagacactatcagcccatagtgcccgtccgaggaaaatacccggatggataatagtcgtccgctgaaaatacctctgtaaacaagcggccttatggaaaataaacaatcgaaattgtattaagagggtttttcaaattttacattggctgacacggctttcgtctaataaagttgaaaataattcaacatgatttttgaactggcgcgcggaagaaaatttagtggtgaacaataaagacaatagagtgtctatgtctcggaactatcggtctgatagttgccccttggaaatttgatgttcttgaaactagcatatttgccctcgaagcttcgcttatcgggcaaatatttgttttaagaacatcaaatttccgcggggcaactatcagcggatagttcctcgacagaaacactctattgtttaattagtaggcaccgtccttaataccacccaactcagtcccttgtgtttttgagtaacacgtaccccAGACAACCctgtgtacgctcatggagcgtctagttctgAATGGTATCCTGTGGTTTATTGtttgagccaatcagaaagcaaCATTTCAGGAGTGAAAATCAAAATGGCAGTTCCTATCCTAACTGTTTGTCCAACCGAACCTTTAATTAATAGGAGAACAGCTCAATCGTGAAAAAATGACACTACTATCGAGCATGTAGCTTGAAAAGAGGTTATTTGTGAAGTGAAGTAGTTTGGAATTTTTCGGCTTCGAGGTTTTTATGATGTGATGTACGCATCTTCTGAGTTCAATCGATTTCATGCCAGAAGGTAACATTTTAAAAACCGGCCGGGTGAAATGCGTTGGTGTTGAGCGCGGAGGGAATACGTCATGAGCAAGTCCAACTCCAAGGGGTAAGTCCTAACGGTCCACCTGTCATTTTTTTGAAGACAAGTGAATAACTTTACATAACAGACGTCGTACACGTAGCTGTTAGTTAcaatgtacattaatttttggattatattttcaataaattatgaTGACTATGCAACGTATATAAACGTCCCACAATTTTCTTCTTAGTAAATCAATGCTTTTGATCTCATTTTCGTAACTCAGGAGTAGTGCA
The sequence above is a segment of the Montipora foliosa isolate CH-2021 chromosome 2, ASM3666993v2, whole genome shotgun sequence genome. Coding sequences within it:
- the LOC137990561 gene encoding uncharacterized protein; this translates as MHSYLSKEQRESYLRELFYSSFSDRRASVATRNEEVKSLGKHLKELYDLIEIGKGLSTDAETYLKEIIKIRTKGRPGFYETKMVADYKKVLLLRGQREDMERNLLEQQCFQCIHNRKRPRAVLREDDWYWGTKQQLRCGEIIADTLGGLDPAFGVLLYPAGGRTDLANPNKKQFRITAKEKEEIDAMLFHTATHDACGYLNEYHQIGPGYNYLGTMLTVFPTCIPQSGRLAALMFWKRLINEPDTPFEY